In Desulfopila inferna, the DNA window AGAGGAACCTCTATCAGTCCGGTTCTTCTGACCTTGCCCACCAGGGCGAAGGTTTTGGTGCCCTTGCTCTGTTCGGTGCCGAAACCGGAATACCACTCTCCTCCATTTCTCATGATGTTGGGCAGCGTGGCCAGGGTTTCGACGTTGTGGATGGTTGTCGGTCTGCCGTGCAATCCCGATATTGCCGGAAATGGCGGCCGGCTTCTCGGCATCCCTCTCTTGCCTTCGATGGAGGCGATCAGAGCGGTTTCCTCGCCACAGACGAAAGCTCCGGCTCCTTCCTTGATCTTTATGGTAAAGTTAAAGCCACTGCCGAGAATATTGTCTCCAATCAAGCCGATCTCTTCCATCTGCGCCATGGCGATCCGCAGCCGTTCTATGGCCAGCGGGTATTCGGCTCTGATATAGATATAGCCCGAATCCGCGCCGATCCCGTAGGCGGCGATCAACATGCCTTCCAGTACCGCAAACGGATCACCTTCGATAACCGAGCGGTTCATGAATGCTCCCGGATCACCTTCATCGGCGTTGCAGATCAGGTATTTCGAATCGCCTTTGGCGTTTCTGCAGAACTCCCATTTTTTGAAAGAGGGAAAACCGGCCCCGCCACGGCCCCGCAATCCGGAGATTTTTACTTCTTCAATGGCCGCCTCCGGCTGATTTTCAAGGGTATTGATGAGGCCTTGAAAACCATCGCGGGCGATATAATGCTGAATATTTTCCGGGTCGACTATACCGCAGTTTCTCAGGACGATCCTCATTTGGTTTTTAAGCATGGGCAACTCCCAGAATGATCTGGTCCCATCCACTTTCGAATCGCGAGCGCCAAAATGCCCGATTGGCTTGATTTTGATTTTTTCCTTGCCGATATATCCTTTAATCAGTTTTTCGGCCCGTCCTGAATCGACATTGTTGAAACTGAGCCTCGGCAGGCCATGAGCCTGTATATCCATGAAAGGTTCGAGATAGCAGGGGCCGATGCACCCCACCTTGACCAGTTTGATTTTGTCGTTTTTATTCGCTTGTTGCAGGGTATTCCAAACTGCTCCAGCGCCGGAAGCCAGACCGCAACTGCCCATTCCCACATAGACCACAGGATCCGGACTCTGCTGTAGAGCCAGCCAGGTTTCGGCGGATCTTTTCTGTAGAGCGATGAAGTCATTCATATTTTTTCAGAACCTGCTGCAGTTTGAGTACGGACATGCGGCTGTGGATTTCCTGATCCACCATCATAACCGGGGCCAGGGCGCAACATCCGAGGCAGGCGACCCGCTCCAGATCGAAACGGCCATCTTCGCTTGTCTGGCCTGGCTCGATTCCAATTTGAAGCTGGAGAGCATTCAAGAGGAAGTCACCATCCTGGACATGACAGGCGCTTCCCAGACAAATTTTTATGGAGTGACGGCCCGGGGGATTAAAGCGAAATTGCGAGTAAAAGGAAGCTACACCAAAGATTCTGCTTCTGGATATTCTCAGGTGTTCTGAGATCTTGCGGATTGCGGTGGGAGATACGTAGCCCTCAATGGCCTGCATTTGTTGCAGGATAGGCATCAGATTGTCTGTGCCTCCCGGAGGATAGGTATCCAGAGTTTGCGTGATCGGGTTTTTCATAATCAGGTGACAGGTGGCAGAGGCAGTTGCTTTGCAAGCAGAGCTAATCCTTCATATTCTCTCCTTACCCCGATATATGTATCATCCTATCGCATTTTTGGTGTTTTTACAAGTTCCGGATCATCGCGATTACATAGGCCTCAAGGAGAAAACGCTTTTTTTCTCCGCTGGTTTGCTCAAAGCTATTTGACAGGACGCCATCAGAGCATTGACAAAATGAAAGAGCAGCGATATTGTGAAAAGTGATTCACAATTCACAATCTATAGTGGGAAAGATAGGGAATGCGAGCTCAAAAGACGGAAACCGAACTGCGTAAGGAGCAAATAATAGAGGCTGCTCTGGGGCTGATCAGTACTGAAGGGGTGTCAGGACTAAGCATAGTCGGCATTGCCGGACAGGTAGGCATCGTTCCGTCTGCGCTGTATCGCCATTTCAAGGGCAAGGATGAGGTGCTGGATGGTGTCGTGGAGTTCATAAAGAGGCGGCTGCTGATAAATGTGACGGAGGTCAGAAGTGAAGTGTCCGCAGCACCACAGCGCCTGCGCTACATCTTGATGCGGCATGCCCGCCTCTTAGCCGAAAATCGAGCCATTCCCCATGTTGTTTTCTCGGATGGGTTTTATACCGGAAATCCTCGACGCAAAGCAAGGGTTGGCGAGATTATAATGGCATATTTGGATAAAATTGAGGAAATCATTGAAGAAGGCCGGCAGGAGGGAACCATTCGTAAGGATATTGTTCCCGGGACCACCTCCCTTCTGTTTCTGGGAATGATCATGCCGGCTGCAGTTCTTGGTAAGGTATGCGGGGAGGGTTTTGATATGATAGCACATGCGGAGAATTCCTGGCCCCTTTTTGAACGATGCATCGCCGTAGATGCTCAAACCGCAATGGACCCTGAAATCGGAGAGGATCATGAATAAAGCTTTGAGAAGAATATTGACTATCCTGCCGATTGCGGCGGCAGTTATACTGGTGGCCTATCTGGTGACGCATCGCCCCGGGCCAGCAAAAAAGCAGGTTGAAGAGTCAATCCGAACACTGCGTGTAATCACTGTTCCTGCCGTGGATCTCATTCCTCGGGCAATCGGTTACGGGGTGGCCGGACCCGGCTTGATCTGGGAAGCGGTTGCAGAGGTTAAGGGTACCGTGAATTTCGTCGATCCACGTCTGAAATCGGGCCAGCTGATAGAGGCGGGTACTGTATTGGTTCAAATCGATCCCTCGGAATACCGGCTTTCCGTGGCTCGGCTGGAGGCGCAAATTGAGGAAACCAAGGCGAAAAGAGCAGAGCTTGTCGAGGACGAAAAAAACATCGGGAACCTGATTGCCATAGAGTCCCGGTCGCTGGAGTTGGCCCAGAAAACCCTGGAACGTAAAGTCGAGGCACTGGCGCGTAATGCCATCTCGCAGGATGAGGTTGATCGAGAGGAAAGAAATTTTCTGCAGCAGAAACAGCAGGTCCAGCAACTCAGCAACAGTCTTGCTTTGATTCCCGCAAAGAAAAAGGCGCTGGAGTCTTCTCTGGCCATGTTGCGCTCCGATCTCGAGCAAGCCGAAAACGATCTGGCCAAAACAAAAATAGCCGCTCCGTATGATTGCCGGCTTGGTGAAGTGAGCCTGGATGTCGGACAGTTCTTACCGGCCGGCCAACTCCTTTTTCAGGCCCACGGCATAGAAGTTGCCGAGATTGAAAGCCGTTTTCGCATTGAAGAGCTGCGCCATCTTCTGGGTGAGGAGAAACGCAAGCGGTTTCTGCCGGGCATGAGCACCGGAATCTTTGCACAACTCTTTGGCGATATCAGAGTTTTTGTGAGTTTGCAAAGCGGAGACTGGTCTGCACATTGGCAGGGCCGCGTCGATAGGCTGCGGGAAAGCGTGGATAGCGGAACCCGGGAAATGAGAGTAGTGGCCGCCGTTGATGACCCCTATGAGAAGGCCATACCCGGATTACGCCCGCCATTGACGGCAGGTATGTTCTGCCGGGTTGAGCTTCAGGCACCCATTCGTGCCGGAAGTGTTGTCATTCCCCGATCCGCGATACACAACGGCAGCGTCTTCGTGCTTGACCGGCAAAACCTTCTGCAGGCCAGGAAGGTGGTTGCAGATTTTGTGCAGTCGGAGTTTGTGGTGATAAAGTCCGGCCTCTTGGCTGGAGAGACCATTATTGTTTCGGATCCCTCTCCGGCCATTATCGGCATGAAAGTGGCGCCTGTTGCCGATGAGGAACTGGAAGAGCGGCTGATCGCTGTAAGTCAGGGAGAGAGGGCTGAGTAATGATCCATTTTTTTAGCCGGCATCCGACCGCCGCCAATCTGTTGATGATCGCCTTTCTTGTCGCCGGTGCTCTGTCCATGCCGCGAATATTGCGGGAAACCCAGCCTGATTTTGCCCCGAGCGAGGTTGAGATACGCATCCTCTATCCCGGTGCCACAGCCCAGGAAGTGGAAGAGGTGATTTGCCGGAGGGTGGAAGATGCACTGGACGGTATCACCTTCGTGGAAGAAATCCGTGCCGATTCCCGGGAGGGAATGGCCTTGATCGTTGTTGAAATGGCGAGCGAAGGGGATATCCAAACCTTTTTAGGCGACATAAAGACGGAGATAGACGCCATAGACGATTTTCCGGCAGAGGTGGAGGATCCGATCGTCTCCGAACTCGGCCGCACCGATCCGGTAATTTCCCTGCTGGTCTCGGGTCCGTTGAGTTTGCCTGATCTTAAGGCATATTCCGAAGATCTGAAAGAGAGGATGCAGGAGGCAGGGATTGCGCTGATTACCATCGAAGGATTTTCCGAGCACCAGCTCCGCGTTTCACTTTCCGAAGCCTCCCTGCGTCTGCTGGGGATCAGTGCCGCTCAGGTGGCCGAAGTGATTATCGCTCAGAGCAGGGATACTCCGCTGGGCAACCTGGAGACCCGTGAAAGGGATATTCTGCTGCGTTTCGCCGATCAGCGCCGCACCGCCGAGGCTCTGGAAAAACTGGTCATTCTCGCCACTCCTGAGGGCGGGGAGGTTCATTTGGGGGATATCGCCGTTATTGAAGATGTTTTCAAGCTCGATGAAGACAAAATCATGATGGACGGCAGGCGCAATGCACTGCTTAAAATCGAGAAATCAAAAACCCAGGATGCCATCCGGGTGGCGCAGATGGTCAGGTCCTTTGTGGAGAGTGAGCGTCTGCGTTTTCCGCAGATGGAGTTGACCCTTACCCAGGATCAGACAAATATCCTCGTTGATCGCCTGAATATGCTGGTGAAAAACGGTGCCCAGGGACTGCTGCTGGTTTTTATGACCATGTGGCTGTTTTTCAATATCCGGATTTCCTTCTGGGTAGTCATGGGCCTGCCGGTCTCATTTCTGGGAGCATTCATCCTTGTGCCCCATCTTGGGCTCAGTATCAATATGTTCACCATGGTTGGCATGCTGATGGCGATCGGCCTGCTGATGGATGATGCCATAGTTATCGCTGAAAATATCATGGCGCATCGACAGCGCGGGAAACCGCCGCTTGCTGCCGCGGTGGACGGTACCAGGGAAGTGGCCTCGGGTATTATCTCTTCGTTTCTCACCACTATCTGTATAATGGGGCCTCTGGCTTTTATCGAAGGCCAGATCGGCAATGTCCTCAGGGTGGTTCCCATGATGTTGATTCTGGTTCTGGCGGTCAGTCTCATCGAAGCGTTCTGGATCCTTCCCGCTCATCTCAATCACGCCATGCACCGTTTCGCCCCGCAAGAGGCCAATCATTTTCGGCAGCGCTTCGATAGTTTTTTTGAGTGGCTGCGTGAGCGGCTGCTGGGCAGAACCATCGATGTGTTATTGAAATGGCGCTATCTCTTTGTTGCGTCGGTAATCGGCCTGTTCATTCTTTCACTGGGTATGATCGTTTCCGGAAAAATCAAGTTTCAGGGGTTTCCCGAGCTGGAGGGCGATATCGTGGTGGCACGGCTGCTGATGCCTCAGGGAACCCCGCTGCAGCATACCGAACAGAGAGTTAATCATATTCTGGAAGCGCTGGACAGGACAAACAGGAAGTTTAAAGCGCAGCAGAAAGACGAGCAGGATCTTGTCAGGAACTCCTATGTCCAATATAATCTGAATACGGAGGCCTTTGAAAATGGCCCTCATGTGGCGACCATTACCGTGGATCTGTTGACGGCGGAGAAGCGCTCGGGAACCATTGATGCGTATCTGGCCGAATGGCGCAAGGAGATAGGGGAACTGCCGGATGTGCTCAGTCTGACCTTGAACGAACCGGGTTTCGGTCCCGGCGGCCGCCCCATAGAAGTGCGGCTGCGAGGCAAGGATCTGGTCGAGATGAAACAGGCTGTTCTCGACCTGGAGGCCTGGTTCTCTCAGTTTGAAGGGGTGGTGAACCTTGCCGATGATCTTAGAACCGGCAAGCCCGAGCTGCGCATGCGAATGCGTGAAGGAGCCTACGGACTCGGCATCGATGCGGCAGGGGTAAGCCGCCAGTTGCGTGCAGCCTTCCAGGGCATAGAGGCCGATAATATTCAGGTTGGGCCGGAGACCTATGAGATTGAGGTACGTTTGGCGGATATGGGTCGGAACAGCTTGCAGGACCTCGAAAGTTTTAATCTTATCCTCGATGACGGCAGCCGCATGCCATTGAGTGCAGTGGTGCAATGGGAAATGGAGAAGGGCTGGGCCAGAATAGCCCGCTTCAATGGGATGCGGGCGGTAACCTTGCGCGGTGACGTAGATACCCGGTTGATTAACACCAACGAGTTGATGAGGCTCTTTCAGAAGAATTATCTTCAGGATTTCAATAAAAGATATCCGGATCTGCAGTTATCCGTTGCCGGTTCTCTTGAAGAAACCAATAAAACGCGGCTGTCGATGCTGGCTTCCCTGTTTATTGGCCTTATAGGCATATTCTTTCTCCTTAGCTTCCAATTCAGGACCTTTACCGAACCATTTGTGGTAATGCTGGCCATTCCTTTTGCCTTGATCGGAGTGGTCTGGGGGCACGGCCTGATGGGAGTGCCCGTGAGCATGCCGAGCCTGCTGGGGTTTATAGCCCTTGCCGGCATAGTGGTCAATGACTCCATCCTTTTGGTACTCTTTTTGAAAAATGCCCGGAGAAAAGGGCTTACAGCGCAGGAGGCAGCTGCCGGAGCAAGCCGGGCCAGGTTTCGCGCCGTTCTATTGACTTCCACCACAACCATAGCCGGACTGCTGCCGCTGTTGTTCGAAAAGAGCCTTCAGGCCCAGATATTGATCCCTCTGGTGATCAGTACAACATTCGGACTCATGGCCAGCACGGTGCTGGTGTTGTTGGCCATTCCCTGCATGTATCTGATCCTGAGCGATTTAGGTATTGTGGAGAAAATCGGATTAGATGAAGCGGTAGAGTGATTTTTAATACCTTCTGGTCCCTAAAAGCAGTGATTGCCAATGTTGATGGTCTTATAAAGGTCACCGATGTAGTCTTTATTCGAAGGAAATGTTGCATTCCTGTCAAACTGTCGATACACTCTGAGAAACATTCTTTGGCTGGTTTCGGTGTTGTTTTGCCGGAGCCTCAAATCTCAAGGAAAAATGGAAAGGAGCGAATGCTATGGTCGGTTTTCAAAAAAGCAACTCCAATACTACCCTGGAAATGCTGAATAATGGCCGGATACAGGAAGTCAATCTGGAAAAGGATCGTATCACCATATTGAAATTTCTGATAATCGTCCTTCCCATGTGGATCAGTGCCAAATTCTACAGCGGACCAAATCTGGAATTCGTCCGCAATTATCTGGCGGCCATCATCCTGATGGTTCTGCTTGCTTTGGTTTTTCAGTTTATTTATACCAGATCGAGGGAGAAAGTCGTCCTCGTTTCACTTTTCATTGTTCTTTCCCTGATACAGACTGCCTTTATCGCTATGCCTTCATTATTAACGGAGCTGACTTTTACAATAGGTCAGGGAACATTTTTCGGTGGCGAACCCACCTTCCATATGATTCCTTATTATGGAGTCGGTGGTTTTATCGGGTATTTCGTGTTGAAGGGATGCAGGAAGAAGGAGATCCTTCGCAAGTGAGAGTGCAATTCCGCTAGTGTGATCGCAATACCACCTATCCTGGAAGCTACACTGGTAATAAAAAAAAATCTGCTGCCGTTTCAGATCTACAAAGACGTAGATCGAGCCTTTTACTGATCCGTCAAACAAAGGAGCCGGTTAATTGTATTAACCGGCTCTATTCGATTTATTACACATTCCCGCAATTATATCAGGGAATACAGGGAATACAGTCTATTCTAGCCCCACAATCCCCATCCGAAAGAAGCTGTGAAGAGAATGGCAGCCACAACCACCACAATCAGATATATATCTTCCCTTGCCATAGTATTTACCTCCCGGCATATACGAATTATATTTCATCAACAACAATGTTTTGGTTTTCATCGGCACGCCTGATCTGTGTTGCCGAGGTTGTCGACATTTCAGCTTTGAAGCAGAGCGCCCACATCATCACTATACCCACGATCCACCATACTATCTGCCAGGACCAGAGTGGCGGGAATCCCGCAAACTCAAAGGCATTATTGCCGATGATACAGAAGGGTCCGATAGCACAGAGGTACCAGAGAGGAACGAGGACTTTCATGGCATTCCGCCATTTCTGGCCGCTCTCGGAAGGACCGTCAACATCATCGAGCCATGCCCGTACTTCGGCCTGACGCTCCATGGTCTCCTTAGAATCCTTCATTCCCAGGGCACGGCAGAGATAGGCTATGACCAGTCCGGTGAAGAGTCCCCAGAAGGCGGTATGCATGGAGAGAGGATACTGATAAACGAAGTAGGTGATGAAACAGGCGATAATGGCACCGAGCAATCCGATGACAACGCCGATAGAGGGATATTTGAAACCGTAATGCACACCCAGCAGCATCAGATACATGATAAAGCCAAAGGCGGTAGCAAACCCGCCGATCATAACAATTGCACCGGGAGCGGTGAGGCTCACCACAACTGCGAGAACGGTGATAACCGTAACGAAAAACCGGTTGGCCCAGATCTGTTCGGCGTGGCCCGCCTTCTTCTTCTTAAGATAGCGCCAGTAAACATCCCGGAGAACAATGGTTCCGCCGGTGCCGATATATGGAGCGGCGGTGGAGTGGATGGCGGCAATAATACCAAGGAAAACGATAGCCATTACCGGTCCGGGAAGAACATAGTTCATCAGCATCGGCACCACATCACCGTCAACCTGAGGAGCTATCTCTCCCATATTCTGGAGGATACGGGCACCCATCCCCTGAAATGCGGTAAAGAAGAACAACGCGATACCAACGATGAAAGTAGACATGAAGACCTGCTGCCAGGGCAGCGCCTTGGGATTAGCCATGCCGAAATTCCAGAGAATAAACGCTGGTGATGACTGGATTCCCATAAGGGCGAACATGTAAGTGAGGATCATGACCGTTGTCCAGCCGCCCGCGCCAAGACCGAAATGGATCACGCTGGGCACTGTCACATATTTCGCCTCCAGCATTCTGATGTTGTTGCTGAATTCGGTCCAGCCGCCGAGAGCCGGTGCCGTGATCGTGAAATACCCAAGCAGGACGATACTTAAGACAAGCAGGATGAACTGGATAACTCCAACCCAGGTACTTGCCTTGAGCCCTCCCGTGACCACATAAAACCAGACGATAAAGGCCATGAAAAAGAGACCGGCGGTATAGGGTACTCCGGCAACGATTTCAAAAAGTTTGGCCGCGGCGATAAGCTGCAGGCCCGAGTAAAACATGGAATAGAGTACCGCTGAAAGAACCGTCAGCCAGCGGATAGCCTCGTTGTTGTAATAATAGGCAAACATATCACCCGGAGTAACGAATCCGTAATGCTTGCCCAGCAACCAGTTTCTTTTGGCAAAAAAGGCTCCTGTGATTGGAATGGTGAGAACATAGAACGAAGCGAAGGCATAGGCAAGGCCATCGCGCCAGATAAGTCCCGGGTGACCAACCGTAGTCCAGCCGGAAAAGGAAGCGGCTGTAGCCGCCATAAGAAATGCAATAAACGGTATAGAACGTCCCCCAATGGCATATCCCGATGCGGTTTTTTCAGTGAAATAGCCTCTAAGTCCCCACCAGAAACAGTAGATGATATAGATACCTAGAAAGGTAAATACCCAGGTTTTAGGTTCCATTACGGCTCTCCTCCTGTCTTTTTTAGTTAATCTTTCTGAATACTAAAAAACCGACATTTTCGTTTCTGTAATCACCTCCTTCTGTGTATCCTGAAAATAGATTCGTTGTTTTTTTGCAGGAAATCAGGGTTAGCGGAGATCCTGCTCCCGTTCGGCTTTTGCTTAAAAACGACTATGATCCCGTCATCGAATCGTCCGGAGACGAGGACGCACAAGAAGGATGAAACAGTCGTTTGCAAATGGTGCGCTGCTATAGCTGATATTTTTGAAAAAGTTCGAACGACCGACAACACCGGCACCATTTCCTCATGCCGCCGCTTGCCTGCTCGACTAAACGCAGAGCAGGTGCCGCCGGTAGAGAGAATAGAAATGCCTGTTTGTTGTTAGCGGTTTGGGAATTGCACCAAGCCGCCTCTGTTGCCGCTATCGCTAATATTGATCCGGTTCTTGTAAAACAACAAGAAGACGGGGAGTTCCTGAAGATTATGAAAGGCAGAGTCTATTCTGAGCACTCTGATAATTACAATCTATTGTATAATAAATAATGATAATTTGCATCATAAAAATTTATTCTATATTTTTAACATGTTGCAGAACATTAACGACATAGGGGCAGGAATTTTTGGAAATACCGGAAGATATGTTTTTTAGGCGGTTCAATTTTTACAAAGAGAGAATGATCCGAAAATATTCCAGGTTGAGATGACTATGCAACTACGCCAAAGAGGAGATCTGCTTTTTGCCGTGTATCATGCTGGCCTTTTCATGTGTATAATGTTACTACATTAAAAATGATGAACTCGTAAAAAGCTCGATCACAACAATCTCCACCCGAAAGAAAATGAAATGGAACGATTATTGATAATATGTTTTTCAGCAGCTCTTGGAACCGGCTTCTATTACTGGTTCTCTGTGATGATCAAGAAGAAGTGGATGCAGGAGTATATCTTCACGCATCAATGGCTGCTTTCTCCCAATGCAATATGCTACTGGCGTACTGTTCTTGCGATTGGTGGGTTTTTTCTCTACTTTTTTTCCGGCTATCAACCTGT includes these proteins:
- a CDS encoding efflux RND transporter periplasmic adaptor subunit is translated as MNKALRRILTILPIAAAVILVAYLVTHRPGPAKKQVEESIRTLRVITVPAVDLIPRAIGYGVAGPGLIWEAVAEVKGTVNFVDPRLKSGQLIEAGTVLVQIDPSEYRLSVARLEAQIEETKAKRAELVEDEKNIGNLIAIESRSLELAQKTLERKVEALARNAISQDEVDREERNFLQQKQQVQQLSNSLALIPAKKKALESSLAMLRSDLEQAENDLAKTKIAAPYDCRLGEVSLDVGQFLPAGQLLFQAHGIEVAEIESRFRIEELRHLLGEEKRKRFLPGMSTGIFAQLFGDIRVFVSLQSGDWSAHWQGRVDRLRESVDSGTREMRVVAAVDDPYEKAIPGLRPPLTAGMFCRVELQAPIRAGSVVIPRSAIHNGSVFVLDRQNLLQARKVVADFVQSEFVVIKSGLLAGETIIVSDPSPAIIGMKVAPVADEELEERLIAVSQGERAE
- a CDS encoding sodium:solute symporter family protein translates to MEPKTWVFTFLGIYIIYCFWWGLRGYFTEKTASGYAIGGRSIPFIAFLMAATAASFSGWTTVGHPGLIWRDGLAYAFASFYVLTIPITGAFFAKRNWLLGKHYGFVTPGDMFAYYYNNEAIRWLTVLSAVLYSMFYSGLQLIAAAKLFEIVAGVPYTAGLFFMAFIVWFYVVTGGLKASTWVGVIQFILLVLSIVLLGYFTITAPALGGWTEFSNNIRMLEAKYVTVPSVIHFGLGAGGWTTVMILTYMFALMGIQSSPAFILWNFGMANPKALPWQQVFMSTFIVGIALFFFTAFQGMGARILQNMGEIAPQVDGDVVPMLMNYVLPGPVMAIVFLGIIAAIHSTAAPYIGTGGTIVLRDVYWRYLKKKKAGHAEQIWANRFFVTVITVLAVVVSLTAPGAIVMIGGFATAFGFIMYLMLLGVHYGFKYPSIGVVIGLLGAIIACFITYFVYQYPLSMHTAFWGLFTGLVIAYLCRALGMKDSKETMERQAEVRAWLDDVDGPSESGQKWRNAMKVLVPLWYLCAIGPFCIIGNNAFEFAGFPPLWSWQIVWWIVGIVMMWALCFKAEMSTTSATQIRRADENQNIVVDEI
- a CDS encoding efflux RND transporter permease subunit; this encodes MIHFFSRHPTAANLLMIAFLVAGALSMPRILRETQPDFAPSEVEIRILYPGATAQEVEEVICRRVEDALDGITFVEEIRADSREGMALIVVEMASEGDIQTFLGDIKTEIDAIDDFPAEVEDPIVSELGRTDPVISLLVSGPLSLPDLKAYSEDLKERMQEAGIALITIEGFSEHQLRVSLSEASLRLLGISAAQVAEVIIAQSRDTPLGNLETRERDILLRFADQRRTAEALEKLVILATPEGGEVHLGDIAVIEDVFKLDEDKIMMDGRRNALLKIEKSKTQDAIRVAQMVRSFVESERLRFPQMELTLTQDQTNILVDRLNMLVKNGAQGLLLVFMTMWLFFNIRISFWVVMGLPVSFLGAFILVPHLGLSINMFTMVGMLMAIGLLMDDAIVIAENIMAHRQRGKPPLAAAVDGTREVASGIISSFLTTICIMGPLAFIEGQIGNVLRVVPMMLILVLAVSLIEAFWILPAHLNHAMHRFAPQEANHFRQRFDSFFEWLRERLLGRTIDVLLKWRYLFVASVIGLFILSLGMIVSGKIKFQGFPELEGDIVVARLLMPQGTPLQHTEQRVNHILEALDRTNRKFKAQQKDEQDLVRNSYVQYNLNTEAFENGPHVATITVDLLTAEKRSGTIDAYLAEWRKEIGELPDVLSLTLNEPGFGPGGRPIEVRLRGKDLVEMKQAVLDLEAWFSQFEGVVNLADDLRTGKPELRMRMREGAYGLGIDAAGVSRQLRAAFQGIEADNIQVGPETYEIEVRLADMGRNSLQDLESFNLILDDGSRMPLSAVVQWEMEKGWARIARFNGMRAVTLRGDVDTRLINTNELMRLFQKNYLQDFNKRYPDLQLSVAGSLEETNKTRLSMLASLFIGLIGIFFLLSFQFRTFTEPFVVMLAIPFALIGVVWGHGLMGVPVSMPSLLGFIALAGIVVNDSILLVLFLKNARRKGLTAQEAAAGASRARFRAVLLTSTTTIAGLLPLLFEKSLQAQILIPLVISTTFGLMASTVLVLLAIPCMYLILSDLGIVEKIGLDEAVE
- a CDS encoding NADH-quinone oxidoreductase subunit NuoE family protein, translated to MPILQQMQAIEGYVSPTAIRKISEHLRISRSRIFGVASFYSQFRFNPPGRHSIKICLGSACHVQDGDFLLNALQLQIGIEPGQTSEDGRFDLERVACLGCCALAPVMMVDQEIHSRMSVLKLQQVLKKYE
- a CDS encoding TetR/AcrR family transcriptional regulator is translated as MRAQKTETELRKEQIIEAALGLISTEGVSGLSIVGIAGQVGIVPSALYRHFKGKDEVLDGVVEFIKRRLLINVTEVRSEVSAAPQRLRYILMRHARLLAENRAIPHVVFSDGFYTGNPRRKARVGEIIMAYLDKIEEIIEEGRQEGTIRKDIVPGTTSLLFLGMIMPAAVLGKVCGEGFDMIAHAENSWPLFERCIAVDAQTAMDPEIGEDHE
- a CDS encoding NADH-quinone oxidoreductase subunit NuoF, producing the protein MNDFIALQKRSAETWLALQQSPDPVVYVGMGSCGLASGAGAVWNTLQQANKNDKIKLVKVGCIGPCYLEPFMDIQAHGLPRLSFNNVDSGRAEKLIKGYIGKEKIKIKPIGHFGARDSKVDGTRSFWELPMLKNQMRIVLRNCGIVDPENIQHYIARDGFQGLINTLENQPEAAIEEVKISGLRGRGGAGFPSFKKWEFCRNAKGDSKYLICNADEGDPGAFMNRSVIEGDPFAVLEGMLIAAYGIGADSGYIYIRAEYPLAIERLRIAMAQMEEIGLIGDNILGSGFNFTIKIKEGAGAFVCGEETALIASIEGKRGMPRSRPPFPAISGLHGRPTTIHNVETLATLPNIMRNGGEWYSGFGTEQSKGTKTFALVGKVRRTGLIEVPLGTTLREIIFDIGSGTRNPFKAVQTGGPSGGCLSAEHLDLPIDYQSLQDAGTIMGSGGLIVMDAHSCMVDVTRYFLGFTSKESCGKCAPCRIGTQKMVEILDRITAGNGALEDLDTLASLSTTIGKGSLCGLGQTAPNPVRTTINYFRDEYLAHIEDKRCPAAVCRELVQYRVVKEKCTGCQRCVEVCPTGAISGPRSEPHNLDKDKCIKCRACYEICRFDAIAGDAIHIE